TCTATCTGCTTGGTTAGGAAGTCTATCTTCCTCTTGAAGAAGTCCTTGGCATCCTCAGCTATCTTATCTACATAGTACCCAGTTCCTACATCGATGAGCACATGTTCCACATCATGCAGCTTCTCAGGGACATACATCAAACTCGTGAGTGGGACAAGTAGTTCTCTTCCCTCATTGCTCTTACTCAGCATGTTCAGACAGTCCTTGGCTTCTACATACTTGGTCTGTACCACTTTGAGCTGGGCAATGGAGGTGGACAAGAACTCCACTTCCTGGTCCAGCTGGTTCTTGAGCATTTCTAGCTGCGGCAGATTCATCTCCGTGATAGTCTtggaagttttatttaaaaaagcctaaaactgaaaaaaatcaaatatcaagCTATAGATGACAGATAAACAGATTGGCATACCCATACAATGAaatgctactcagcaataaaaacaaatgaaccctTACAGATATGTGCAGCAATGTGGGTGAATTTCAAATTATGCCGAATGAGAGAAGCCAGAGAAAATATAATCGTgcattattacatatatataaaactttaggaaatgcaaactaatctattaTGACAGACATTGTGCTTCAGGGGCAGGAAGGGGTGAAAAGGGGCAGAAGATTACCAAGGGAATAAGGAGACTTTGGGAGGTTCACTGTGTTGGTTGTGATGACGGTTTCACAGGTGTATTCATATGCAAAACTGATCAAACTGTGCACTTTAAATACATATAACTTATTGAATGTCGTATTTCCCTCAAAgctgtaaaggaaaaaaatcctaactTTCTTAGCTAAAAGTAGTAGTCTCTacttttctctgccttttaaaaaaatgtattctgaCAGCATACCCTAGcagtatataaaattattttcttttatggcttcACAGTATACTTTGCTGTATTTAATATGTCTTTCATTCATGgccattttggttgtttctagtCTTTTGTTATAAGTAATGCTGGAATAATACAGTTTTGTGCATATATTTTTTCAGCATTTGTTGTTACATCCCCAGTATCTTTGAGATAGATCTTTAGAACTGGGATTGTTGAGTCAGTAGGTAAATACACAAGTTATTTCAGGAGATGTTGCCAAATCATAGGGGTTGTATGATTTTATATAAAGATCAGCATAGAACAAGAGTGCCTGCTTCCTCCACATTCTCTCACCTACAGAGTGTGTTGTCAAATGTTTGGATCTTGCCAAGATAAGTGAGAAATCATATTTCATTGTAGgttcattttgtatttcttgtattaTGAGTGAGGCAGAGCATGTTtccatatgtttttaaattacttgCATTTCTTTTCCTGGGATCTGTTCATTACCTTAGCCCATTTTTCTATAGGTTTGCTGGCGGCTGTCTTCTTATTTGTAAAGCACTTTTTATTTTGGGAATATTAATCCTTCATaatatgttacaaatattttttctcaggcTACCACTGCCAAACTTGgattattttgcaattttttggATGGGGTTGGGcaagtttttttggttttccagtaaTCAAATTTacaaatctttttctttgttgcttttgGATTTTGATACATAATTAGGAAGGTCTTGCCCACTCACATAATACATAGAGACAGTCACTCAATTTTTTCAACTACTTGTTTGTTCTCATTTTTACATTCAGTTTTCTGATTAACTTGGAATTTatgaacaatgagaaaaagatCCAGTTTTATCATTTTCCATATTGTTATCTAGATATGTAATACCACTTATTAAAAAGTCTGTTAACTAGCTGCCTTGCTGTATCCCAAATTTCCAGTGCagttgggtctatttctggattttttattCTGCCCCGTGGTCGGTCTGCATTCTTgggccagtaccatactgttatTACAGATCCTGCCCTCCTCTTGTACCACACCCTTCATTGCTCTTCTTTCTCAGGGTTTTCCTGCTTGTTCTTGCTTGATTGTTCCTCTGAATTGACTTTATATTCAACTCGAAGATAGACCTTTAAAGGTctaaaaatggtattttttatcTACAGAtaccatttttttccccacagattAAATGTCCCCGGTTTCTTCAACTTTTGGAACGTGATTTCCATACTATTCATTATCCTTGTCCTTTTCCACAAGTCATGTAACCTTAAGATGTGGCTggacacttgtagtcccagcttctcagatggcttgaaccccggagttcgagtccagcctgggcaacatagggagactccctccccttccccgcagccaccatctaaaaaaaaaaagtgggaccCATAACTGAACCCATGTGCATGGGGGTGACACGATGACATGACTCCTGGGTAAGGCTTTTTAATAGAGTGTCGGCAAGAATGTGAGACAGCGAGCGCAATGGAGGTCTGGAGGCGGAACAGTAAGCAGAGGACTGAGTGGGCAGGGAAGAAAGGCCGCGCGCTGCAGCGGCGCCCCATCTGAGCAGTGGTCCTTCCACGGTGTGACAGGAAGGGCCAGCTCCGGGCCGGCACGAGAGGCCTGcctttctccttttccccagCTGCCGCCCACAATCCTCCTCCAGGTAGATCCCTGGCCTCCTTACTCCGGGGCTCTTTAAGTCGCCGGTTCCTGGCGGAAGCGCCAGTCGCTTCCGCCTCCCCTTACTTGGATTCTTCCGCTCCAGCCCTATTCGCTCATCTCCCCCGTCCCCTCGATTGTTGGTTCTGTCCGCTCTGGCCCCGCTCTCGCCGGCCGGCTCCTTTGGTGCCTTGAAGTGCGCCAGGGGCAGTGGCTGATGACGTGTTTTATAGGCGGCGTAAAGCGAAAGTGCAGGCAGCGGTGGAAGGCGAAGTTCAATCCCAGAGTCCGCCCCCTGAACTGGGGCCTTTACGGAGGAGGAAGCTCTGAAAGACAGGGGCCCAGTGCCATTCCGCAGGGAATTGTCGCTTGCATTCATCTGTTCTACACAATGGACTCAGTACCTGCCACTGTGCCTTCTATCACCGCTACCCCGGGGGACCCGGAACTTCTGGGACCCTTGTCTGTGCTCTACGCAGCCTTCATAGCCAAGCTGCTGGAGGTGACAGTCCCCATTCCCAGGGAGGGACCCAAGCTGTCACAGGCGGGTGGATGAGTTCTAAGCAGAGTGGGTGCACTGATTGTCTGTGCGAAGGAGAAATGGAGTGTGTCAGATCCGAGGAAAGCAAGACGTTTCTGTGCTGTTCAGGGAGGCAGGTGGGAGTGTGTTTGAGAAGGTTtcgtcacttttttttttaattgagtactTACGAAGTGACAGCACTTTATGTTCTGGTGTGAAGTCATGATCAAAACACAGAGAACCTACAGGTCTTTTCCGCATAATCCCTGGCTCTGTTGTGGGATGGGGCCAGTGTGATAGTGTACTTGTAGAGGGCTGTGAAAACAGCATAGAGCAGACAGGTGTTTAATGCACTGTTTTCAAGGAAACATTTAGAATTAAGGCACTAAATTCAAAGCGGTTTATCTAGGTCAGTTATCAGGAGCTATCCGAACTTAGCATTTGTTCTTTGTTTATGTAAGAGTCGATCTAAGATTTTAAATCTTAGAGGAATAACACATTATTTGTGGTATTCATTATCATCATATTGGTTTtatttgcagccataaaaagttgGTTACTTGTATATAAAAGGTTTTTTGTCTTATGTGgttttttaagcaataaaaacCAATTTATTCAAGAGAAGTGTGATGCAGAGAGATTCCAGCCATGTTTTAGATAACATATTGTATCAGGGCCTATTGAAACTAGAAATATATGCCCAACCTAAAGACATTTAGAGTCATAGTACTTCAAAACACCACAGGCCAAACAAGTATGAGACTCCCAGTATCCTATTTTTCCTGAAGCAGTGAGAGCTACTGAAGATTTTTGAGGGGATAGGTATCTGATAGAGTTGGTTTAGAATTTCTGTGAATGAGTCTTTGTGACTGCTTTATGGTAAGCTTCTTTAAGGTTTCTCATTATTTCTAACATTATTTCTAACATTCAGCTAGTTGCTACATTGCCTGATGATGTTCAGCCTGGGCCTGATTTTTATGGACTGCCATGGAAACCTGTACTTATCACTGCCTTCTTGGGAATTGTTTCGTTTGCCGTTTTCTTATGGAGAACTGTCCTTGTTGTGAGTAAATTAATGCATACTTTAACTCATAAATTCAAGTATGGTTTTATAATCAcagtccttttgtttctttttcagtttctaaTATGAACAGAAATTAATGCTTTTAATTCAAGCTAACCTTGTAAAATAATTTAGTATAATTTTTGTGTTGGTAAATTCTTAAGTGAATAAGACAACATGTATAATCTCAATGGGAAGACTTCAGTTTATATGTCCCTTATATCAAAATCTAAATTTTAAGAATTAGGTGGGTCTTTATTTCaacttacaaaggaaaaaaagaaagaattagataGGTCATATGTACACTGTTAGTAGAACTAGGAATTTTTAGAGCCATCCTGAAAAATAGTTTCATGATGTGTATGATAAGCCTTAAAAATGGTTATATCCTTTTATGTTGTGTTACTGTCATATCTAGTAATCAATCCTAAAGAAATAACcagtcagccaggcacagtggctcacgcctgtaatcccagcactttgagagtctgaggcaggcggatcacttgaggccaggagtttgaaaccagcctagccaacatgacgaaaccctatctcttctaaaaatacgataattagccgggtgttgtggcacatgcctgtaatcccagctacttgggatgctgaggcagagaattgcttgaacctgggaggcggaggctgcagtgagctgagatgcgccactgcactctagcctgggtgacagagtgagactccatctcaaaaaaaaaagaaagaaagaacgaacgaACCAATCATGCATTAAATATCTtacatggccgggcgtggtggct
The DNA window shown above is from Symphalangus syndactylus isolate Jambi chromosome 19, NHGRI_mSymSyn1-v2.1_pri, whole genome shotgun sequence and carries:
- the LOC134732000 gene encoding prefoldin subunit 5-like — translated: MNLPQLEMLKNQLDQEVEFLSTSIAQLKVVQTKYVEAKDCLNMLSKSNEGRELLVPLTSLMYVPEKLHDVEHVLIDVGTGYYVDKIAEDAKDFFKRKIDFLTKQIEKIHQLSRGTP